The Capsicum annuum cultivar UCD-10X-F1 chromosome 3, UCD10Xv1.1, whole genome shotgun sequence genomic sequence TAGACTGAGAAGGTAAAAGTTGTTGGGTCGTAAGGTAGAGATGATTCTGATTCTTAGAAGgaggcaaactatctaaataatcaagggtgtttttgaggcaatagccaagggaatcaaggttggaaatATTATGACAAAGATATGGACAAAGGGAGTTAGAAGAACAAAAATACCAGGATTGAACTGTATGTACCTACTAAAAATTGGCATAATGCAGCTACCAGTTCAGGCAAGATGTCCATAGAgaacatgatggagaaactattatagggagttgaggctaccaatgCTAGGGTGACATCAATGAAGAATGACTTATCTTCCATGATCCAGCTAGTAAAATTAACACTCAACTTCTATTAAGTAGTTaaagcagcagatgagccaactctcacAATATTTAATCAGAGGAAGAGTGGTACCTTACTTAGAGATACTATGCCAAACCCTCAAAATGATAGCTCATACATAGCAaataccactcagagtggtaaaatGTTACCTGCTCCTTCTGTGGGAAAGATTGTGATTGATAATATGATCAAAGAAGAGGTAGAAGTGGATAAAACCCATCTAGTGAACTTTGAGAAGTTGGATGGTAATATAAGTATATCTAACCAATAGCAAGTTGATGAGttagagaaataaatagaaaaggataaGAAAGCAGTGGTTACTACTCTCCAAAAACCACCACTTCCCTTTCCTTATGGATTGAAGAAGAAGGCAGATgatactaaatttagcaaatgtaTATTGATGCTAAAGCAACTGACGGTGAATGTTCCTTTACTAAAGGCATTAGAGCAAATGTTTGGATATGCTTAATTTATGAAGGacctttttacaaaaaaaaaaatagtaagcTACAAACCAATGGATAACCTTTGccattgtggtgctatttcaACAAGATCTATGGTGCAGAAAAAAGCAGACCCAGGAGTGGTCACTATTCCTTGTTCTATTGGGTCACTTGATTTTTCTAAGGCTTTGTCTGATCTGGGAGCGAGTATTAACCTGATGCCATTTGTAGTTTATAAGAAGTTAGGTTTGGGGGCTCCTATACCCACCAACATGCGACTAGTGGTGGCAGATAGGTCAGTGAAGCAGCTAGTGGGAATATTGTATGATGTGTTAGTTAAGGTGGATAGCTTTATATTCCCtgtagattttgttattttggattccAATATAGATTTCGACGTGCCCATAATCTTGGATAGGCCATTCCTTGCAACTAGAAGTGTActtattgatttgcgagctaatgagctcttattcaggctTAATAATGATGTAATGTGGTTTGATTTGTGTCAATCTATGAAGTAGCACAAGAAAATGAGTGTGTTATCTAttgtggatatttattttgagAATGAGAAAGAAGTGCCAATAGAGGAGAAATTTATTGTTGAGCCTTTGGCTGCAGTCTTGATAAATTATTATAGTGAAGGCATTGAAAAGTATGAGGAGACTGTGTGTGCCTTAAATAAAATGGGATCATATTCTTATGATCACAAGAAGCTGAATCTAGATCTTAAAAATTTCCCAACACCACCGGCTAAACCATTTATCGAAGAGCCActagtgttggaattgaaagaacttcCCAGCTATTTGCGGTATGTGTTTCTAGGCATTGGGAACACTTTACCTGTGATTATTGCAGCAGATCTAGGTGAACAATAGGTAGAGCTACTTATCTCAGTACTCTGGATGTAtaaaatggtaaaaggctggacTATTGTGGATATTATTGTCATTCCTTCAGGTACTTGCACACACAAAATTCATCTTAAGGAAGATTGCACTCCAACCATTGAGCATCAATGCCGTCTTAACCCATCTATACAAGAGGTAGTTAAGAAAGAGATTATCAAATAGCTTGATACAGGAGTTGTATACACCATTTCCGCTAGTAAATGGGTAAGTCCTTTCCTATGCATGCCCAAGAAAGAAGGCATGACTATTATagcaaatgaaaaaaatgagtttatCCTGCTCAGACCTATGACTgcgtggagagtttgcatggactatcaTAAGCTCAACTCTTGGACTTTGATGACCACTTCCTAATTTATTTTATGGACCAAATTCTTGATCGATTGGTAGGAAAATGTTGGCATTATTTCCTAGATGGGTATTTGGGCTATCACCAGATCTCTATAGCCCTGGAGGATCAATAGAAGACGATATTTACTTCCCCATATGGTACTTTTACTTTCAAGTGGATGCCGTTTGGTTATGTAATGCACTCACTACCTTTCAATAGTGCATGATGTTTATCTTttcagatatggttgaagacaccttggaggtgtttatggatgaattCTCAGTAGTAATTGATTCTTTTAAGGTTTGTTTGGTGAATCTAAGTAGAGCTTTGCAGCGGTGTGAGGAGTTTAATCTTGTGCCTAATTGtgagaaatgccactttatagTGAAGGAGGGATTGTCCTTTGTCACAAAAGTTCAACAAAGGGGATTGAGGTTAACCAAGCTAAGGTCAAGGTTATTGAGAatctaccacctcccatttcagtaaagGAAGTGCGTAGTTTCCTTGTTCATGCGGGCTTCTATCGGCGATTCATAAAAGACTTTGAAAAAATTGCAAACCCCATATCATTGTCGCTTCAGATTGGTCAAagccatttgagattatgtgcgATGCAAGCAGAGTGGCACTTGGGGCTGTACTTGGCCAAAAGAGGCATAAGTTGTTTCATCCTATTTATTATGCAAGAAAGGCCTTAAATGGAGCTCAGAAGAACTACACTATTACTGAATAGGAACTCCTTGAAGTTGTCTATGCCTTTGAAAAGTTCTAGGCTTACCTATttggaaccaaggtggtggttcacaTAGATAACTCcaccttgagatatttgatagcCAAGAAGGATGCTAAGTCGAGATTAATCAGATGGGTAttgcttctataagaatttgactttgaagttaaAGATAGAAGAGATGTGAGAACCAAGTCGCAGACCACTTGTCTAGATAGCAGGGAGGTCAAGAACTCAAGAATAAGCTAGAAATTGATGATACATTTCCTGATGAGGAAATTTGGCTGCTGTGTTAGAAAAGGTGCCATGGTATGTAGACTTTTCTAACTATGTAGTGAGCGAGGTTATTCCGAAGAACCTTTCTTTTCACCAAAGGAAGAATTTTCTTCACGATGTTACACATTACTTCTAAGATGAGCCCTATTTGTTTTAGCATTACCCAGATAGTATTATAAGGTAGTGTATTCCAGAAATGGATATGCTAAATATTTTGGAAGCTTGTCATGCTTCTCCTGTTAGGGGTTACCACGCAGGTGACCGGACTGCTAGGAAAGTGTTGTaaagtggctattattggccaaatTTATTCAAAGATGCTTGAGTTCATGTGGATATGTGACCAATTCTAAAGACAAGGCTCAATCTCAAAGAACCATGAGTGAAGTTGAACTTGAGAACAAGGATGAAAGTGTTTTCAAGGTTAACAGGCAACGAGTGAAGTTGTATACCGGTCTAATGGACTCGATAAAGTGCATAGAtaccatatatttgataaagtCTAAGTAATTCAAATCACTGAGTAGTGCTGTGATATTTAATGAGGAGAAAGTGGAAGAGAACCCACAAAGTGTTGTTGTAAtcatagttagagtttatttggTGTATTTTTGCAATGTGATATGTTTGTGAAGTGAGAAAGACTGAGAATGCAGAAGAATAAAAGTTTTATAGTTGATAAAAGGGCGATCGGAATACTGATGGACCATCAGGGACTTAACGGACCATCACTAGGACCgtcaaaacaataataaaaaaggatATTCTGGATAAGGCTTGACGGTTGAGTTGGCGGACTATCGCTGATCTGAAGGGCCATCAGAACATCCGTCGTAGGAAGACTTGAGTTACATATTTCTGGTAAGCCATAACGGTCAACCTGGCAAACCATTAGACAACTGATGGACTATTGGGTAGACTATCATCTTAACCCTATGTCTGATGGGTCGATTTGGGTCATTTTTAAGGCTTATTTAATTGTTCCCACAATCGacccaaatatttttttttaaaaccaataAGAGTAGGTTGTTACATACATTGCAACCTTTTCAAATTCTACAACTATTTAACTCCCTCTGAATTCAAAGAATCTAGAGTTAGTTATTTCCTCTTACGACTCTCCCTCTTCTTTTTCTCTCCTATTTAAGCAAACCCATCCTTCTCTCCTTCTTATCATAAAATTATGTTTAGTTATCACTGATAAAGGAAGTTCTTAGTCATTTTGTGGTCTGTAAATTCTACAAGTTGATTAGTGAACACTTGTAAATCAAGGTATGATTACCAttcctctttctttttgtttaaatgatgaatttaaatatgtGAAGATTGCAATGTGTTAAAAAGAATTTCATCTTGTTTTCTTCTTCTGCCTTacgattgatattttgatccaaAATCAAACTCCAGTATGCTATATTCTGGGTGAAGTCTTAGGTAACCCATGTGctcaaaaatagcaaaaaattAAACTTGAATGTTTAATTGATGTCATCACTATGTTCTAAATGGAATGATGcctaccaagtgtttgatgaaatgtcaaaATAAAGTCTAAAACTAAAAAATGAGGCCGACGGTCACCTTGGGGAACAGTCAGATCTACAATAAACTATCACAAAGATGCCAAAATTGATGGTTACTAGATAATCAGCGACGACCAACTTGGCAGACCATCAGACATCTAACAGATAGTTAGGTCAACCATCACAAGTCTTTGAAATGCAGCACTCATTGAATAAGGCCTGACGGTTTAGTCGATGGACCATCACTGACTCGGCGGACCATCAGACCCTCCATCAAGACAAATTTCTAGTTCTTTTCCCTGATCTTTAATTGAATTCTGATTCTTACCTTTTGTTACGAGAAATATGGAAAGAAAACTTCCCTTAACTTAAGGTGGTGGAAGAACACAAAGGGGAAGAGGTAAACCGACTAGAAGTGAGGAGTTACCTACCTTCAACACCCGACAAAGAGATAGAGTAACCTATGCACTCTCGCAGTATAAAGAGAAGAGTGAAAGTAGTACTTGTAGCACTAGTTCAAGCCCCAATAAGAAAGGGGTCAATACATCTAACCACGACTCTATTGAGGTAGAAACTGAGGAGGAGGTAAACAAGATTAAGATCAAAAACCCTCAGTTCGAAGATTGAGGGGTCCAAAGACAAGTTCCTTGATAGATTGGAACTGACGGCGAGAAGGCTATTCAAAAGGCTAATCTTTGAGGAGTACCAGATTATGACAAGTGAGTTGCATAAATATCCAGAACTGGAGCAACATTTAAATGAGTATGAGTTATCCCAGATGAGCAAGCCACCTAGTTCATATCTGCTGAATTTAGTAAGGGAAttctttgccaattatttggAATTAATAGAGAAAGATTGTCCTAAGGGTACAAAGATTTCAGACTTGCCGAATAGGAATTAAGTTCAGGTCAGAGGAGTCAACATTGATATATCAGCTTGAACGATCAATATGATGTTGTTTGAGCTTGATTATGAAGCACTAACTACTGTTCCTGATCTTAAGTACCATCTGACTTCTGTATCCACCCAAAGACCTTGACTGGCTAGACTTCTTTCTTATGATGGCAACCCCGCTTGGAAAACCAACCAGTGAGAATACATTGCTAAGTCATCCTTTAGTTTCAGAGCTAAGTTCGGGTAGGCTATTGATAGATTGAGGTTGATACGAACCAGAGGTGATGCCAATTTGGATAGTCATAGGGCGGTGCTAGTAGCAGGTTTAATTATATGGCTAAAGATTGATTTTGGGCAAATAATTGCTGATGAACTATTTGTGAGGGCACATAAAGTGGCAATTTCACTATCCTTCCCATGAGTAATCACGAAGTTATATAGGCAGGCGAATGTGCCCTTAATTTGAGGTTTTGATAACAAAGTTTGGGCAACACATAAGCAAGACATTGAGAAATCAAAGGATGATTCAAAGTTTAAAATGTGGGTCAACAAACCTCCAACCTATCTGGCACAGTCCGTGCTAGCCCCGGATACTTCAAAAATTACCACAATTATGTTGTTGCCCATCACCACTTATGTGCCACCTGATTATGTTCCACCAAGTACATCTGCAGGTCCAGGGCTTGCGCCCCCAATGGGTGGGGCTGATTATGTAGAATATAGGTTGATGCAGGAAAATTTTGCCAAATTGGtgaagcttaagaagaagtttCAGAAATAATTGAACACATAGGCTTCACaattcaagccttttgttgatCAAATTGTGAAAAATCAATCCATCCATTCCAAAACATTTAGATGAGGATGGATCACATAGAAGAATATATCAATAAGAGGTTGGATGCAATGTCCATTCCAAATGTTGCCAGGTTTATGGTTGAATTAAAAAAGTCACAGGCTGACATAGCAGAATTAAAGAGTAGGTAGTCTCAGCAGCCCATTTTTGACCTAGCACTGGTGATAAGAGATGATGATGAAGGTATTGTCGACTTGATAGGGAAGCCAttgaaagaaaaaacaagaaggTGGATAAAAGTACAGGTAAAAGCACAGACATGAAAGCTGCCAGAAGGAGAAGAAGAGAAGCAATGACGCTGGAAGAGAAAGAatgttatgatatgagaaaagATGCATTAAGGTCGAGGAGATATAaacaaaaaagaaggaagaaggcAGAAGATGAAGCTGCTGGAGTACCTACTAATTTTCCCCATCAAGGGGGCTATGTTCAGATCCAGTTCGGGATGTGATACCTCCAATTCCAGAGGAAGAGATTGTAAGTACCCCTACCACCATATGGGTCAACATTGCAGTAGGTGAGGACTCTAGAGCCTCACCACATTTCACATATGCCTCAGATAAATAAGGGGTATTACAAGTACTCCCCTTCTCTGTACTTTAATTCAATGCATTGAGGACAAAACATTTATTTTCTACGAGGGTAGGTGTACTTGTACTTGTACCATAGAGGTTTTTATTGCCGATGATCTTTTCATCTTGTATGATATCCAGTAGAACCGGCATGTCTAGGATTGCATTTTCCTGTCTTTTGTTGTGATGCAAATATTTGTTTGTTAATGTTGATTTATTAAGTGAAATGTCTTTTATTTTAGCTTCTTGTTGTGtatatggatgatgaatgatgtttgCATAAATCTGTGAGCGATTTTGTATGATTACTTACTCTTGTCATTTAACATATATGAGCAAACTTTAGTGAATGTGTAATTGGAATTAACATCTAAGATATGCACAAGCATGTGATGGATATCCTAAGAGCAATAGAATGAGTTTGACTTAATTACAAATGTGTGCGAGTATTTTGTGTTAGTCCTTGCATAAGTTTAATAGCTAGAACTTACCCAATTCATTGATGTTGTCTTTGGTTGATTCAATAGGATAGGATAGTAGGTCTCCTTGAACATTCAGTCCATTtagccaaaataattaaaaagatttttccatttttgaaccctatttgaaCTTATATTAGTTTTCTTCATCACCAATAACTATAATTTGCTCTCTTTAGGTTGTTAACTCCTAACTCTAACCCTGGTCCAatattggacattgtgcaccttaacttttGAAAAACACCTAacttgagggtggctattgtcaaGATGTTAGTTGATTAATGAAAAGTTAGTTTAGAGTTAAAATAAAGCATTTGTCCCTGATCTATTTAAGATATTGTGCACTTTAACTAATAGCATCAGCATAAGTTAAGGGTGGTTgatgcttatatatatatcaaaaaaaattagGGGTTAGGGCAAAGTGTAAATGATAATTGTAGATTGTAAATAAGCTGGTAAAGTAGTAGTTGGTAAGCAGAATTCAAGGGCAAAGAGAGTTAAGTCTTAATGTTGAGTCACTCTTCAAAAAAATTATCCTCACCTAGCCCCAAAGCCTTATTACAAGCCTGAGAAAGACCTTCTTGATCTTGGCGAATGAACCTTAGGGGAGAAGTAGATGATAAGGGCAGGCCTATAATGATGTATGCTATGCTTGTAACTTCTTTGTTGAGTGTAAGAGTCTTGATCGTGTCCACAAGATATAATGAGTGGTGGGCTTCATTGGTTATGAGGTCAAATTTAGTGACACTTAGTTTTCTTGGTCTCTGTAGAATATAATGTTTATGATTGTGTGTGTGTGCTGAATTTAAAAGAATGCCAGTTATAGATCCTGAGGTGTTCAGCCCGTATGAGTGGGATGACAAGTGAATGGCTGTGTAAAATCTAGTTCAATAGTTGATTGCCTGTAATtgtattgttcatgtatgaaaTTTGTTggtgagttgcttgaggacaagtaattgtcTTAAGTTAAGGATGTTGATGTTCCagcttttgatggaatattttacGTCCTTTTGAAGAGATAATTGTTTGTTTTCAACAATCTGTTATTGTATTTAATTCTAGATTTGAGTCTTTTTAAGTTAAGGAGTTAGCTGAAGGAGAAACAtggaaaaatagtagaaaaaggCCACTGACGGTCAAACTGGCAGAACGTTAGCCATGCAATGGACCACCAGGATGGTCATCAGAGTTAAATAGCAAGGAACCGATGAATGATCTCTGCGACGGTCCAAGTGGCAGACCGTCAATCTTTTGATGAAATACCAACTTGGACGTTAGGCTTAACCAGAACACATGATTCCAAAAGATCAAGTGATGGACCACCGGGCCAGCGATGGACCGCCAACAAGACCATCAATCCTTAATAGAACTAGAATTTTTGGGACATTCAGAGATGGTTGAAGTGATGGATTGTCAGGCTTCTAATGGTCTGTCATCTTTACCATCAACTTGGACGCGACTTTTTttgattctaaattttaaatactCTCCACCTGGGAATacataaatacccagtttaggttttatttaggcaTCTTCTTGACTATATTTCCAACTTTGAACATTAGTGTAATGTAGTTTTCTCTGAGATTCAAGCTAGAATTGTGGATCTAAACATTTTATGTCTATTCTCttctgaagattcaagaacaattcttgtgaattttgtaagtaattttttaattcagTTATGAGAAACATTatgacttcttctttttcttctgtggagatgtgtggctaagatcgcataactagggttatgggggCCTTTTTATTAAATTCTTATTAGGGTTGTGAAAACACTTGATTTCCATGGTTAAATAAAGTTGTATAAAACCTTCTTCACAGTTATGACCTTTCTTGGTTTCAAACTTGAAgtgtgagcccaagaacatcacttgt encodes the following:
- the LOC107865353 gene encoding uncharacterized protein LOC107865353, which encodes MDNLCHCGAISTRSMVQKKADPGVVTIPCSIGSLDFSKALSDLGASINLMPFVVYKKLGLGAPIPTNMRLVVADRSVKQLVGILYDVLVKVDSFIFPVDFVILDSNIDFDVPIILDRPFLATRSVLIDLRANELLFRLNNDVMWFDLCQSMK